CGGCCGCCCTGGTCGACCTGGCGCGTTCCGCCGGTCCAAGCCGGGTGGCTGGTCGGGTCGATGTCGAGGTGCAGCGTGTCGCCTTCCTTGCCCCAGGTGGAGCGAGTTTCGAACACGGTGCCGTCGGTCATCTGCACCTTGATCATGTGGTAATCGGGATGGGTATCGGCCTTCATCGCATTAGTCCTTCGAGCGTTTGACCGGTTCCGACCGGCCCTGCAATATCGGGAAAGGCGCGCCCTTACAGATGGGCGCGAGTAATTGCAACCTGGCTCAGGCCGCGCCTAAATCAGTTTGCGCTGGGCGGATCGGCGACCATCGCAGTGAATTGCACTTCGCAGGTCACTTTGCCCTCGACGCTGGCCTTGCCCCAGAACTTGCACACGCGGGCGCGCTTCTGGACGAAGCCGACGTTGAGGTCGAGCAGGCAACCGGGCTCCACCGGGGCGCGGAACTTCGCTTCCTCGATCGCCATGAAATAGACCAGCTTGCCCGAACCGGCGAGCTGGAGCGTTTCGATCGCCAGGATCGCCGCCGCCTGGGCCAGCGCTTCGATCTGCAGCACGCCCGGCATGATCGGCCGGCCAGGGAAATGGCCCTGGAAGAACTGCTCGTTGAAGCTGACTGCCTTTACCGCGTGAATCTCCTCGTCGATCTTCAGGCTCTTGACCCGATCGACGAGCAGCAGCGGATAGCGGTGCGGCAGGGCATTGAGGATTTGCACGATATCGTAAGCGTGCCCATCCACGGCCTGGTTTGCCTCTGTCATGCCCTGCCCCCGGATCGCTGCTTAGCGGCCCTGCGGCTGCGCAGCTTGCGGCTGAGCGGCCTGCTGCTGCTGCGCCTGCTGCTGCAACGCCGCCTGCACCAGAACCTGCTGCACTTCCTGGTACAGCGAGACAGTCTGCTGCTGCGGACGCCAGCCGGCCGGCACGGTCGTCGACACAGCCGGGACCAGCGTGTTGAGCGAAGTGGCGATTTCGTCGGTCACGTCAGCCGCCTGGCTGGCGTAGACCGCCTGGCCGGGCGAGAGGATCAGCTGCAGGCTGTGCTGGGTGACAACCTGCTGGACCGCCGGGCCGAACTGCTGCGCCACTTGCTCGAGAGCGTAGACACGAGCCTGCGTGATCGGCTGCTGGACCTGCGAAATCTGCTGGTCGAGACCTTCGATCTGGGTCCGGGCAGCTGTGTTGTTCTGCGCCGTGGTCGCCTCGGCTTCGCTCAGCTGGCCATCGTTGTTCACGTCGAACTGCTTCAGGGCCGCCTGGCGCTGCGACTGGAGCTGTTCAAGCTGGGTGCGCTGCGCCTGGTAGGTCTGGGAGATCTGCCCGAAAGCGGTCTGCAGGGCCTGCGAGGCGGCGATGGCGATAGCTGGCTCAGCCACGGCGATGCCGTTGACCTGGGCCGAGGCGGGGCTCGCAACGACGGCCAGAGCAAGCGCGGCAGTCGCGAAAAGTTGGTTCTTCATTAGAATTGGGTCCCTACGTTGAAGGAGAATTTCTTGGTGTCGTCGCCTTCCTGCTTGAGGATTGGATAAGCGAAGTCGATACGGAATGGTCCGAAGGGGGAGTTCCAGTTTACGCCGATACCGACCGAAAGGCGAGGCATCGCCGAATTGCCGAGGA
Above is a genomic segment from Altererythrobacter sp. Root672 containing:
- the rpmE gene encoding 50S ribosomal protein L31, which codes for MKADTHPDYHMIKVQMTDGTVFETRSTWGKEGDTLHLDIDPTSHPAWTGGTRQVDQGGRVAQFNKRFGGLTLKKN
- the fabZ gene encoding 3-hydroxyacyl-ACP dehydratase FabZ; the encoded protein is MTEANQAVDGHAYDIVQILNALPHRYPLLLVDRVKSLKIDEEIHAVKAVSFNEQFFQGHFPGRPIMPGVLQIEALAQAAAILAIETLQLAGSGKLVYFMAIEEAKFRAPVEPGCLLDLNVGFVQKRARVCKFWGKASVEGKVTCEVQFTAMVADPPSAN
- a CDS encoding OmpH family outer membrane protein, translated to MKNQLFATAALALAVVASPASAQVNGIAVAEPAIAIAASQALQTAFGQISQTYQAQRTQLEQLQSQRQAALKQFDVNNDGQLSEAEATTAQNNTAARTQIEGLDQQISQVQQPITQARVYALEQVAQQFGPAVQQVVTQHSLQLILSPGQAVYASQAADVTDEIATSLNTLVPAVSTTVPAGWRPQQQTVSLYQEVQQVLVQAALQQQAQQQQAAQPQAAQPQGR